A genomic window from Desulfonatronovibrio magnus includes:
- a CDS encoding response regulator: MSDQAETGAFKMRVSIFQKIIIPVLALLLLAMGVATYIGINLESKALKEQLKESVKTTAMTTATISRNAFNSLNWIYLEEFLHGIDPAGSGGIISAKLVNADGEVYMAHDREYYGTTMDPELLSSDLTIHEDYFFQDYDINGLLIVYPVQIGQQQWYVFLGASLAHVEEAINELIKRSVLWSMIIVVLATIAIAFIIRTIVRPISSLVKSVNRISKGDLEHETEVTSKDEIGLLSHEFNKMVKNLRSARADLENSMRELEITNQQLEEETAQAKRLAVAAQQASKAKSEFLANMSHEIRTPLNGVVSMLSLVEETELSSEQEEYVKMAAMSSETLLAIINDILDFSKIEAGKLELTEREFDLENEVADLLSVLAGKAGEKKLEVLMHYDFDAPRFIKGDNLRLRQVLFNIAGNAVKFTDQGHVLLEVKCLRRDHESALLRISVKDTGIGIAPDKQREIFEHFTQADYSSTRKYGGTGLGLAISKEIVKLMGAELKLESTPGQGSEFYFEIRFEIPKEQAQQTSEFHMDNMKILVVDDNEVNQSIISRYLCDIGAECHLVENGYKAMVNLEESIKSGTPYQLAVIDYAMPGMDGLELTQHIRRKKDFDQMPIVMLSSFWGHIPARDLYDAGVDSYLPKPVRRGHLLQAIQGVLEGRREKSAGADSPHEPLDSIHDSNTHESRKQPDADQKSSGSLKILLVEDNPVNRKSVKYMLSKITDNIAVAENGQQAVEMFQSQDFDLILMDVQMPVMDGLEATRQIRKIEKTENADMNNPLTDSDNSSPAGVPIIALTANAMIGDRKKCLEAGMNDYLSKPLRKNDLLSIIEGMIPDMLSASKAQKPGKPDQAISDENCDVPEHMSIFNEKDFMTRYENDYEIASEILKDFLEDLPLNLSQILECVQSADPVSTDKSAHKLKGSAGYIGAEILQHLCSSIMKHARQDHWEQVSIDSMQLKDHVEKFVHAANAFLAQHNN; the protein is encoded by the coding sequence AGCCCTCAAGGAACAGCTCAAAGAATCCGTCAAAACAACTGCCATGACCACAGCCACAATTTCCCGTAATGCCTTTAATTCTCTCAACTGGATTTATCTCGAAGAGTTTCTGCACGGAATTGATCCTGCCGGTTCTGGCGGCATTATCTCTGCCAAGCTGGTCAATGCTGATGGGGAAGTATATATGGCTCATGACCGGGAATATTACGGGACAACTATGGACCCTGAACTGCTTTCCAGTGACCTGACAATCCATGAAGATTATTTTTTTCAAGACTATGATATAAATGGGCTTTTAATAGTTTACCCCGTGCAGATCGGCCAGCAGCAATGGTATGTTTTTCTTGGAGCATCCCTTGCACATGTGGAAGAGGCAATAAATGAACTAATCAAGCGTTCAGTACTGTGGTCCATGATCATTGTGGTTCTGGCCACCATAGCCATTGCCTTCATCATTCGAACTATAGTCCGGCCAATTTCTTCTCTTGTTAAGTCAGTGAATAGAATTTCAAAAGGCGACCTGGAACATGAGACTGAAGTAACCTCAAAAGATGAAATCGGACTCTTGTCTCATGAATTCAACAAAATGGTCAAAAATCTGCGATCTGCCCGGGCTGATCTTGAAAATTCCATGCGTGAACTCGAAATTACCAACCAGCAGCTCGAGGAGGAAACCGCCCAGGCCAAGCGTCTCGCTGTGGCCGCCCAGCAGGCCAGTAAAGCCAAGAGTGAATTCCTGGCCAATATGAGCCATGAGATCAGAACTCCCCTCAACGGAGTAGTCAGTATGCTGAGCCTTGTGGAAGAGACTGAACTCAGTTCTGAGCAGGAAGAATACGTAAAAATGGCTGCCATGTCTTCTGAAACACTGCTGGCCATTATTAACGACATCCTTGATTTTTCCAAGATTGAAGCCGGCAAGCTGGAATTGACCGAAAGAGAATTTGACCTGGAAAATGAAGTGGCGGATCTTCTGTCAGTGCTGGCAGGCAAAGCAGGGGAAAAGAAACTGGAAGTGCTCATGCACTATGACTTTGATGCTCCAAGATTTATCAAGGGAGACAATCTGCGACTCAGGCAGGTGCTGTTCAATATTGCAGGCAATGCAGTAAAGTTTACAGACCAGGGCCATGTCCTGCTGGAGGTTAAATGTCTGCGAAGAGACCATGAGTCCGCACTCTTGAGAATCTCAGTAAAAGATACCGGCATTGGAATCGCACCGGACAAACAAAGGGAAATCTTCGAACACTTCACCCAGGCTGACTATTCATCAACCCGAAAGTATGGTGGAACCGGTCTTGGTCTGGCCATAAGTAAAGAAATTGTGAAACTCATGGGAGCAGAACTCAAGCTTGAAAGTACCCCTGGCCAGGGATCAGAATTCTACTTTGAAATCCGGTTTGAAATACCGAAGGAGCAAGCCCAGCAAACATCTGAATTTCATATGGACAACATGAAAATCCTGGTGGTGGATGACAACGAGGTCAATCAGTCCATAATATCAAGATATCTTTGCGATATTGGAGCAGAGTGCCATCTCGTGGAAAACGGCTATAAGGCCATGGTCAACCTTGAAGAAAGCATCAAGTCCGGAACCCCCTATCAACTGGCTGTAATCGACTATGCCATGCCGGGTATGGATGGGCTGGAGCTTACACAGCATATTCGCAGAAAAAAGGATTTTGATCAGATGCCCATTGTGATGCTCAGTTCATTCTGGGGACATATCCCGGCCAGGGATCTGTATGACGCTGGAGTGGACTCATATCTTCCCAAACCAGTTCGAAGAGGCCACCTTCTTCAGGCCATCCAGGGTGTGCTTGAAGGCCGCAGGGAAAAATCAGCCGGTGCTGACTCACCCCATGAACCATTGGATAGCATACACGATTCCAACACTCATGAATCCAGGAAGCAACCGGATGCTGACCAAAAATCATCCGGATCTTTGAAAATCCTTCTTGTTGAAGATAATCCTGTCAACAGAAAGTCTGTAAAGTATATGCTCAGCAAAATTACTGATAACATCGCAGTCGCTGAAAATGGACAACAGGCTGTAGAAATGTTTCAGTCACAAGATTTTGACCTCATTCTAATGGATGTGCAAATGCCGGTAATGGACGGTCTTGAGGCCACCAGGCAAATCAGAAAGATAGAAAAGACTGAAAATGCAGACATGAACAACCCCCTGACTGACTCAGATAATTCAAGTCCTGCTGGAGTGCCCATAATTGCTCTTACAGCCAATGCCATGATCGGTGACCGGAAAAAATGCCTTGAAGCGGGCATGAACGACTACCTGTCCAAGCCATTGCGCAAAAATGATCTGCTGAGTATTATTGAAGGCATGATCCCTGACATGCTGTCTGCTTCAAAAGCACAGAAACCTGGAAAGCCTGACCAGGCAATTTCTGATGAAAACTGCGATGTTCCTGAACATATGTCCATCTTTAATGAGAAGGACTTTATGACGCGCTATGAAAATGACTATGAAATTGCATCAGAAATATTAAAAGACTTTCTTGAGGATCTGCCCCTCAACCTGTCACAGATCTTGGAGTGTGTTCAGTCTGCCGACCCTGTCAGCACAGACAAGTCAGCCCACAAGCTCAAGGGATCTGCCGGTTATATAGGGGCGGAAATACTTCAGCACCTGTGCTCCTCCATCATGAAGCATGCCCGTCAGGATCATTGGGAACAGGTAAGTATCGATTCCATGCAACTTAAGGATCATGTGGAAAAATTTGTCCACGCAGCCAATGCCTTTTTAGCTCAACATAACAATTAG
- a CDS encoding HD domain-containing phosphohydrolase has translation MQVLIAEDDKISRKTLALYIKKLGYTPLTAADGEEALQLWAENRPRIILTDWNMPGLDGVELCTKVREAEMDEYTYIIMITSRDDSDDLIHGFESGVDDYLTKPVNKAELAVRLKSSERIFSLQSKDTVIFAMAKLAETRDPETGLHLERIQSYCKLISEFLLKNSIYPQAVTRRFIDDIYATSPLHDIGKVGIPDHILLKPGRLDEREFEIMKTHTTIGYDTLRSTIAQNPKANFLKMSAEIAKYHHEKWDGSGYPDGLKGEDIPLAARILAVADVYDALASKRVYKDAFSHEKTRAIITEGKGSHFDPALVDVFLTCQDDFAKVLEKFKEA, from the coding sequence ATGCAGGTACTAATAGCAGAAGATGACAAAATCAGTCGCAAGACTCTGGCCCTGTACATCAAAAAACTGGGCTATACCCCTTTGACAGCAGCCGACGGAGAGGAAGCTCTTCAGCTCTGGGCGGAAAACAGACCCCGCATCATCCTTACAGACTGGAACATGCCTGGACTGGACGGGGTCGAGCTGTGCACTAAGGTGCGTGAAGCGGAAATGGATGAATATACATATATTATCATGATAACGTCCCGGGATGATTCTGATGACCTGATCCACGGCTTTGAATCAGGCGTCGACGATTACCTCACCAAGCCGGTCAATAAAGCTGAGCTGGCAGTAAGGCTCAAATCCAGTGAAAGAATCTTCAGCCTGCAGAGTAAGGATACAGTCATATTTGCCATGGCCAAACTCGCGGAAACAAGAGACCCGGAAACCGGCCTGCACTTAGAACGAATCCAGAGCTACTGCAAGCTGATTTCGGAATTTCTCCTGAAAAACTCCATCTACCCTCAAGCAGTCACCAGAAGATTTATTGATGATATTTATGCCACCAGCCCGCTGCATGACATCGGCAAGGTAGGCATTCCCGACCATATCCTGCTCAAACCGGGCAGGCTGGATGAAAGGGAGTTTGAAATCATGAAAACCCACACTACCATTGGTTACGATACTCTGCGCAGCACCATTGCCCAGAATCCCAAGGCGAACTTTCTAAAAATGTCTGCTGAAATAGCAAAGTACCATCATGAAAAATGGGACGGCAGCGGTTACCCGGACGGACTTAAAGGCGAGGACATCCCCTTAGCAGCAAGAATCCTTGCTGTGGCTGATGTCTATGATGCTCTGGCATCCAAAAGAGTCTACAAGGATGCCTTTTCCCATGAAAAAACCAGGGCCATAATCACTGAAGGCAAAGGCAGCCATTTTGATCCGGCTCTGGTGGATGTTTTTCTAACTTGTCAAGACGATTTTGCCAAAGTGCTGGAAAAATTCAAAGAAGCATGA